A stretch of the Natribaculum luteum genome encodes the following:
- a CDS encoding IclR family transcriptional regulator produces the protein MDDDRTHSPAVKADGEFESSSQSTAVKSNRTLFAIIEALQSRNEAGVTELANETGFSKGTVHKHLQSLEQEGFVVNGDGKYRLGFKFLTMGGALRDEIDLCHQANVKASELGKETGQMVLVSVKERDYGIFTYIDRSRYNIKNFLLGERFQLHATASGKAMLAAHSDEEIKEIVDTQGLSQLTSNTVTDVDELLEKIDVIRERGYALNMEERQRGIRAVSASVIHPNTGMACAMTVAGPAHRLPREELEGTYANAVLGAVNELELEIRY, from the coding sequence ATGGACGACGACAGGACGCACAGCCCGGCGGTGAAAGCGGACGGAGAGTTCGAGAGTTCGTCACAGAGTACGGCAGTGAAGTCCAACCGGACGTTGTTTGCGATCATCGAGGCACTGCAATCGCGGAACGAGGCCGGTGTGACGGAACTGGCTAACGAGACCGGCTTCTCCAAAGGGACGGTACACAAGCACCTCCAATCGTTAGAACAGGAGGGGTTCGTCGTCAACGGCGACGGAAAGTACCGCCTCGGATTCAAGTTTCTGACCATGGGTGGCGCGCTCCGGGACGAAATCGACCTCTGTCACCAGGCCAACGTGAAAGCCAGCGAGCTCGGCAAGGAGACGGGCCAGATGGTCCTCGTCTCGGTCAAAGAGCGGGACTACGGCATCTTCACGTACATCGACCGGAGCCGGTACAACATCAAAAACTTCCTCCTCGGAGAACGGTTCCAGCTACACGCGACTGCGTCCGGAAAAGCGATGCTCGCAGCCCACTCGGACGAGGAGATCAAGGAAATCGTCGACACGCAAGGACTGTCCCAGCTGACGTCGAATACGGTCACCGACGTAGACGAGTTGCTCGAGAAGATCGACGTCATCCGGGAGCGCGGCTACGCGCTCAACATGGAGGAGCGCCAGCGGGGGATACGAGCCGTAAGCGCCTCCGTTATCCACCCGAACACCGGGATGGCCTGTGCGATGACCGTAGCCGGGCCGGCCCACCGACTCCCGAGAGAAGAACTCGAAGGTACCTACGCGAACGCAGTTCTCGGTGCGGTAAACGAACTGGAACTCGAAATCCGGTACTGA